A region from the Nematostella vectensis chromosome 13, jaNemVect1.1, whole genome shotgun sequence genome encodes:
- the LOC5508161 gene encoding zinc finger and BTB domain-containing protein 17: protein MKTRRSAAKGVQESRKGQETNTTTCEENEIVEAEECVASALAALPESVASNSDLVKENGDQSQVHSNGNHENLEGNITIETIDSSQAATASTVDGRSIALEATALPEGGTLLLDNKQNAPVEDQQTVQFHTVDIQNQSLTPFTTGENSATLLYLLNASSFPPGTEAVTLTVGSSSGGSLPSTMLVPQSYSTVTTTSSTTTVGSSVIEKAMDLADLDEATISSRHPATNAALTLVSLGSVTSNLMHEVVVDESGNSSSFLSSTPVEGPSVTVDSMEVEQSPQGNTNQENNQDTQQQQSQAPTQQPQGTVTQVSFSKVEVCRVREVITQTGDEKEEVIVGSIREEQRSTKIGQLSIKKSNSKTPADDRTRDHECPTCAKRFFTKNDLKRHGFTHSTERPYSCEVCQKAFRTTNEVKLHMAIHVSGTPYKCEYCGKEFRTKGCIKAHIKYHIGDKRHKCSICGHAFVKSADLKRHVAAHNNEKNYKCPECGSAFTRQDNLKAHMMLHSRQGVVSCDKCHKEFINQIYLKRHMHIHKEAKKKPYECQWCPKTYENLEGLRRHIKQHVGDEKFVCEQCDKKFITAIQLKRHLWLSHEEGSPYRRSIL from the exons ATGAAGACCAGGCGTTCTGCCGCTAAGGGAGTCCAGGAAAGCAGAAAAGGCCAAGAAACAAATACAACCACATGTGAGGAAAACGAGATTGTAGAGGCGGAGGAGTGTGTCGCTTCGGCCCTTGCTGCTCTACCGGAGTCAGTTGCTTCAAACTCAGATCTGGTAAAAGAAAATGGCGACCAGTCTCAGGTACATTCAAATGGAAATCATGAGAATTTAGAGGGAAATATCACAATCGAGACAATTGATAGTTCACAAGCTGCTACTGCATCTACTGTTGATGGAAGAAGTATTGCATTGGAGGCGACAGCTCTCCCTGAAGGTGGTACCCTACTGCtagacaacaaacaaaatgctCCTGTGGAAGACCAGCAGACTGTGCAGTTCCATACCGTAGACATTCAGAATCAGTCACTAACACCCTTTACAACAGGTGAAAATTCTGCAACTCTACTGTATTTGCTGAATGCTTCCAGCTTCCCGCCAGGGACAGAAGCTGTCACATTGACAGTGGGCTCAAGTTCTGGTGGCTCTCTCCCCAGCACTATGCTCGTACCACAGTCTTATTCTACCGTTACAACAACCTCCTCTACAACAACTGTTGGAAGCAGTGTCATAGAAAAAGCAATGGACCTTGCTGATTTAGATGAGGCAACCATTAGCTCCCGTCACCCTGCTACTAATGCCGCCTTGACGCTTGTGTCGCTAGGCTCTGTTACGAGTAATCTAATGCATGAGGTTGTTGTGGATGAGAGTGGTAACAGTAGTAGCTTTCTGAGTAGCACCCCTGTCGAAGGACCTTCTGTAACTGTTGACAGCATGGAGGTTGAACAGTCACCCCAAGGCAACACCAACCAGGAAAACAACCAAGACACCCAGCAACAACAGAGTCAAGCCCCGACCCAGCAGCCTCAGGGAACTGTTACGCAAGTCTCATTCAGTAAGGTGGAAGTCTGTAGAGTGCGTGAAGTGATTACTCAGACTGGAGACGAGAAGGAGGAGGTGATCGTTGGGAGCATAAGAGAGGAGCAGAGATCTACAAAAATTGGCCAGCTCTCTATTAAAAAGAGTAATAGCAAAACACCAGCAG ATGATCGCACAAGAGATCATGAATGTCCAACATGTGCAAAAAGATTTTTTACCAAGAATGATCTCAAGAGACACGGTTTTACCCATTCTACTGAAAGGCCGTATTCGTGTGAG GTGTGCCAGAAGGCATTCCGTACTACTAACGAGGTCAAGCTTCACATGGCTATACATGTTTCAGGGACGCCCTACAAGTGTGAATATTGTGGCAAGGAGTTCAGAACCAAGGGATGCATCAAAGCACATATCAAGTACCACATAG GTGACAAACGGCACAAGTGTTCAATCTGTGGCCATGCATTTGTGAAAAGTGCAGACCTGAAGCGCCACGTAGCTGCTCACAACAATGAAAAGAACTACAAGTGTCCAGAATGCGGATCAGCTTTCACCAGGCAGGACAACCTCAAGGCGCACATGATGCTCCATAGTCGACAGGGCGTGGTCTCCTGTGATAAGTGCCACAAGGAGTTTATAAACCAAATCTACCTGAAAAGACACATGCATATACACAAAGAGGCAAAGAAGAAACCCTACGA ATGTCAGTGGTGCCCTAAGACCTACGAGAACCTGGAGGGCCTACGACGACACATCAAACAGCATGTTGGCGATGAGAAGTTTGTCTGTGAGCAGTGTGACAAGAAATTCATCACAGCAATCCAGTTGAAGCGGCATCTTTGGCTATCTCATGAAGAGGGTAGTCCATATAGGCGGTCTATACTCTGA
- the LOC5508160 gene encoding dnaJ homolog subfamily A member 2: MADTRLYDLLGVPQNASDNDIKKAYRKLAKELHPDKNPDTGEKFKDITFAYEILSDPEKRELYDRYGEKGLREGAGGGAGFEDILSHIFGGGSGGFGGGLFGGMPFGGGMGGRSRRRRGEDLFHPLKVTLADLYNGKTTKLQLSKNVICTTCKGAGGKPGAMRPCAGCKGRGVKVTIKPIGPGMVQQMQSMCHDCSGEGEVINPKDRCKKCQGKKVVKESKILEVHVDKGMSDGQKITFRGEGDQEPNVEPGDVILVIQQKDHDLFSRQGMDLFMTKTVTLAEALCGFHMVVKHLDGRDLLIRYHAGNIIEPGCIRGIVGEGMPAYRHPFDKGNLYIKFDIEFPPNGFLPEEKLKQLETFLPKRPTPPKVNDEMEEVDMEDLDPNYSPGQGRREAYDADSDEEETTGGPKMQCAHQ, encoded by the exons ATGGCTGACACGAGGCTATATGATTTGCTTGGAGTCCCACAAAATGCTTCCGACAATGACATTAAAAAG GCTTACAGGAAATTAGCGAAAGAACTACATCCCGACAAAAACCCGGATACCGGTGAAAAG TTCAAAGATATCACTTTTGCTTATGAAATCCTTTCCGACCCCGAAAAGAGGGAATTGTATGACCGATATGGAGAGAAGGGCCTACGCGAAGGTGCCGGCGGCGGAG CTGGTTTTGAAGATATTTTGTCACACATCTTTGGAGGGGGAAGTGGAGGATTTGGAGGAGGCCTTTTTGGAG GTATGCCTTTCGGTGGTGGGATGGGTGGAAGATCAAGGAGAAGAAGAGGAGAAGACTTATTTCATCCTTTGAA GGTCACCCTTGCTGACTTGTATAATGGAAAGACCACCAAGCTGCAGCTTAGCAAAAATGTGATTTGCACAACGTGTAAAGG GGCAGGAGGCAAGCCAGGTGCAATGCGACCATGCGCGGGTTGCAAGGGCAGAGGAGTCAAGGTCACCATCAAACCAATCGGCCCAGGAATGGTGCAGCAGATGCAGTCTATGTGTCATGACTGTTCAGGAGAAG GTGAAGTGATAAATCCCAAAGACAGATGTAAAAAATGTCAAGGGAAGAAAGTGGTGAAAGAAAGCAAAATTTTAGAG GTCCATGTTGACAAAGGCATGAGCGATGGACAAAAAATTACATTTCGAGGAGAGGGTGACCAGGAG CCAAACGTGGAACCTGGGGATGTCATTCTTGTCATTCAACAAAAAGACCATGACTTGTTCTCACGACAAGGCATGGATCTCTTCATGACTAAGACAGTCACTTTAGCAGAGGCCTTGTGCGGCTTTCACATGGTTGTCAAGCACTTGGATGGCCGGGACCTCTTGATTCGTTACCATGCAGGCAATATTATTGAACCAG GATGTATCCGCGGGATTGTTGGGGAAGGAATGCCTGCGTATAGACACCCATTCGACAAAGGCAACCTGTATATAAAATTTGACATTGAATTTCCACCAAATGGATTTCTTCCTGAAGAAAAGTTAAAG CAACTTGAAACATTCCTACCCAAGCGACCGACCCCACCCAAAGTAAATGACGAAATGGAAGAAGTGGATATGGAGGATTTGGACCCTAACTACTCTCCAGGCCAGGGTAGGAGAGAGGCATATGATGCCGACAGCGATGAGGAGGAGACAACGGGAGGGCCCAAGATGCAGTGCGCACATCAATAA